In Dama dama isolate Ldn47 chromosome X, ASM3311817v1, whole genome shotgun sequence, one genomic interval encodes:
- the ZFP92 gene encoding zinc finger protein 92 homolog, protein MAAMLLTARPKVPVSFEDVAVYFTKAEWKLLDHRQRKLYKQVMLDNHHNLVSLGFSSSKPQLIIQLEQGEKPWVADVHRMRITTGMQEGSSRGDPPGEKDQGSSPGEGREMQGSSCGGRQDLVVRQPSFIDMERQFVCQQCGKSFSRKSNLVKHRVIHSDEKPFKCGECGKLFRRNFSLLEHQRIHSGEKPYACGECGKAFTRGSNLIKHQIIHTGEKPYVCDECGKRFGRNFTLMEHQRIHSGERPYSCDVCGKAFSRSSNLTEHQRTHSSEKPYTCSQCTKAFKGISQLIHHQRVHRGEKPFTCKECGKAFRGRSGLSQHHRVHTGEKPYECSECGKTFSRRSNLFKHQIVHIEKRPYRCQECGKAFRHCSAFLQHWRTHSRPQPCACGHCDDCNQASKEKPQPDQQPRIHQNLLEGNNSEMEPACLGLQRATAESHPENENHLQDSSCATAPSTTI, encoded by the exons ATGGCGGCCATGCTCCTGACAGCCAGACCCAAG GTGCCAGTATCTTTTGAGGATGTTGCTGTGTACttcaccaaggcagaatggaagCTTCTGGATCATAGACAAAGGAAGCTGTACAAGCAAGTGATGCTAGATAATCACCACAATTTGGTGTCACTGG GATTTTCGTCCTCCAAGCCTCAGCTGATCATCCAGCTAGAGCAAGGAGAGAAACCATGGGTTGCAGATGTCCACAGGATGAGGATCACCACAGGGATGCAGGAAG GTTCCAGCAGGGGTGACCCTCCTGGGGAGAAAGACCAAGGCAGCTCCCCAGGTGAGGGAAGAGAGATGCAGGGAAGCAGCTGCGGAGGTAGGCAGGATTTGGTTGTAAGGCAGCCGAGTTTCATAGACATGGAGAGGCAGTTCGTGTGTCAGCAGTGTGGGAAATCATTTTCCCGGAAATCCAACCTCGTCAAACACCGAGTCATCCATAGTGACGAGAAGCCCTTCAAGTGTGGTGAGTGTGGGAAACTCTTTCGGCGCAACTTCTCACTCCTGGAGCACCAGCGCATCCACAGTGGTGAGAAGCCCTATGCATGTGGCGAGTGTGGAAAGGCTTTCACACGTGGCTCCAACCTCATCAAGCACCAGATTATCCACACTGGTGAGAAGCCCTATGTGTGTGATGAGTGTGGGAAACGCTTTGGGCGCAACTTCACACTCATGGAGCACCAGCGCATCCACAGTGGCGAGCGGCCCTACTCCTGTGATGTGTGCGGCAAGGCCTTCAGCAGGAGCTCCAACCTCACTGAGCACCAACGCacacacagcagtgagaagccctacACGTGCAGCCAGTGCACAAAAGCCTTCAAGGGCATCTCCCAGCTCATTCACCACCAGCGTgtccacagaggggagaagccatTCACGTGCAAGGAGTGCGGAAAGGCCTTCCGGGGCCGCTCAGGCCTCAGCCAGCACCACCGGGTGCACACTGGTGAGAAACCCTATGAGTGCAGTGAGTGTGGGAAGACCTTCAGCCGGCGATCCAACCTCTTCAAGCACCAGATAGTGCACATTGAGAAGAGACCCTACAGGTGTCAGGAGTGCGGGAAGGCGTTCCGCCACTGCTCTGCCTTCCTGCAACACTGGCGCACCCACAGCCGCCCACAGCCCTGTGCCTGCGGCCACTGTGATGACTGCAACCAGGCCTCCAAGGAGAAACCACAGCCTGACCAGCAGCCAAGAATTCACCAGAACCTCTTGGAGGGGAACAACTCAGAGATGGAACCGGCCTGCCTGGGCCTCCAAAGAGCCACTGCAGAGTCCCACCCGGAGAATGAGAATCACCTTCAAGACTCCAGCTGTGCCACTGCCCCCAGCACCACCATCTGA